The Irregularibacter muris DNA window CAGATGTTCGGCAATTTGTGGGCCTACCTGGGCAGTATCTCCATCAATGGCTTGGCGGCCGGTAATAATTAAATCATAGTCAAGATTTTTAATGGCGGCAGCAATGGTGGTGGAAGTGGCCCAAGTATCGGCTCCTCCAAAGGCTCTATCGGTTAGTAAAATGGCCTTATCTGCTCCCATGGCTAAGGCTTCTCTAAGAACTTCCTCTGCTTGGGGAGGTCCCATGGACAGTACGGTCACTTCTGCTCCCATGGCATCTTTTAATTGTAATGCCGCTTCTAAACCGGCTTTATCATCGGGATTGATGATGCTTGGCACTCCATCCCGGATAAGGGTTCCTTTCACTGGATCTAATTTTACTTCATTTGTATCTGGAACTTGCTTTATACAAACTACAATCTTCACTTTTCTTCACTCCCTACGGGTTGTTATTTTAGTAAATTACCTGAGATAACCATACGCTGTACTTCGCTTGTACCTTCGTATATTTCGGTGATTTTGGCATCACGCATCATACGTTCTACATCATAGTCTCGGATATAGCCATAGCCACCATGGAGTTGGACAGCCTTTGTGGTCACTTCCATGGCCACTTCTGCAGCATAGAGTTTTGCCATGGCTGCTTCTA harbors:
- a CDS encoding electron transfer flavoprotein subunit beta/FixA family protein, yielding MKIVVCIKQVPDTNEVKLDPVKGTLIRDGVPSIINPDDKAGLEAALQLKDAMGAEVTVLSMGPPQAEEVLREALAMGADKAILLTDRAFGGADTWATSTTIAAAIKNLDYDLIITGRQAIDGDTAQVGPQIAEHLNIPNISYAEDIKVEGEHILVKRQYEDRYHILKAKMPCLVTALSELNEPRYMTPGGIFDAYREKEVVSWGLEDITVDTANIGLKGSPTRVAKSFPKSLKASGTKVELDPEESASYIIEKLKEKFVL
- a CDS encoding acyl-CoA dehydrogenase family protein codes for the protein EAAMAKLYAAEVAMEVTTKAVQLHGGYGYIRDYDVERMMRDAKITEIYEGTSEVQRMVISGNLLK